One genomic region from Polynucleobacter sp. MWH-P3-07-1 encodes:
- a CDS encoding sugar transferase, producing the protein MKRSIDLIIAGSASAILLPMILLICLLVACTSRGPVIYWSRRVGRANRIFMMPKFRSMKCDTPILPTDLLVNPSMYLTPVGSFIRNTSLDELPQLWSILKGDMSFVGPRPALFNQHNLIKLRSNFGIDGLTPGLTGWAQVNGRDEVSDYEKVKFDLEYLQNASLLFDLKIIWLTFSKVFSGSGVSH; encoded by the coding sequence ATGAAACGTAGTATTGACCTAATCATTGCGGGAAGTGCATCAGCAATCCTTTTGCCGATGATTTTATTGATCTGCCTATTGGTAGCATGTACATCCCGCGGTCCAGTAATTTATTGGTCAAGGCGCGTTGGTAGAGCCAATAGAATCTTTATGATGCCAAAGTTTCGAAGTATGAAATGCGATACACCAATTTTGCCGACAGATTTATTGGTGAACCCCAGCATGTATTTGACGCCAGTTGGTAGTTTTATCCGAAATACTAGCTTAGATGAGCTTCCTCAGCTATGGAGTATTCTCAAGGGGGATATGAGCTTTGTAGGTCCAAGGCCGGCATTATTCAATCAACATAATCTAATTAAGCTTCGATCGAATTTTGGTATTGATGGCTTGACTCCTGGTTTGACTGGTTGGGCACAAGTAAATGGACGCGATGAAGTTTCAGATTATGAAAAAGTTAAATTTGATTTGGAGTACCTTCAAAATGCATCGCTATTATTTGATCTTAAGATCATATGGCTTACTTTCTCAAAAGTTTTTTCAGGTAGCGGGGTAAGTCACTA